From a single Natronorubrum tibetense GA33 genomic region:
- a CDS encoding LeuA family protein, giving the protein MQCLHQTTRPLTPVRGVEFFQGTLDSTDEIESARVFDTTLRDGEQSPGTSFSYDDKRQIASILDEMGTHVIEAGFPVNSDAEFEAVRDIASSTQTTTCGLARVVDGDIEAALDSGVEMVHTFVSTSDVQIEDSMHATRDEVVQRAVDSVERVVETGTTCMFSPMDATRTDEAFLMDVIEAVTDAGVDWINIPDTCGVATPTRFKAMIEKVCAHTDARIDVHTHDDFGLATANALAGIEAGADQAQVSVNSIGERAGNAAYEEYVMAIESLYQTDTGIDTTRITELSEIVEEKSQMETPGNKPIVGNNAFSHESGIHAAGVIENSDTFEPGVMTPEMVGATRKLVMGKHTGTHSVRERLVERGFDPSEDQVRAVTRRVKDYGAEKRRVTVDDLERFAEEAGVERGQQEEEEVRV; this is encoded by the coding sequence ATACAATGTCTTCACCAGACAACCCGTCCTCTGACACCAGTCAGGGGGGTCGAGTTCTTCCAGGGCACGTTAGATTCCACTGACGAAATAGAGTCAGCACGTGTTTTCGATACGACCCTCCGGGACGGCGAACAGTCGCCCGGGACTTCGTTCTCCTACGACGATAAACGGCAGATTGCGTCCATCCTGGACGAAATGGGTACCCACGTCATCGAGGCTGGGTTCCCGGTCAACTCGGACGCCGAGTTCGAGGCCGTTCGTGATATCGCGTCATCGACCCAGACGACGACCTGCGGGTTAGCCCGCGTCGTCGACGGTGATATCGAAGCCGCACTGGATTCCGGTGTCGAAATGGTGCACACGTTCGTCAGCACCAGCGACGTCCAGATCGAGGATTCGATGCACGCGACCAGGGACGAAGTTGTACAGCGCGCAGTCGACTCGGTCGAACGCGTCGTCGAAACGGGAACCACCTGCATGTTCTCACCGATGGACGCGACGCGAACCGACGAGGCGTTCCTGATGGACGTGATCGAAGCGGTCACGGACGCGGGAGTCGACTGGATCAACATTCCGGACACGTGTGGCGTCGCCACGCCGACGCGGTTTAAGGCCATGATCGAGAAGGTCTGTGCCCACACCGACGCGCGGATCGACGTCCACACGCACGACGACTTCGGGCTGGCCACTGCCAACGCACTGGCCGGCATCGAAGCGGGAGCGGATCAGGCCCAGGTCTCGGTCAACTCCATCGGCGAGCGGGCCGGTAACGCCGCCTACGAGGAGTATGTGATGGCCATCGAGTCGCTCTACCAGACTGATACGGGGATCGACACGACGCGAATCACCGAACTCTCCGAGATCGTCGAGGAGAAAAGCCAGATGGAGACGCCGGGCAACAAGCCGATCGTCGGTAACAACGCCTTCTCCCACGAGAGCGGGATCCACGCCGCTGGCGTTATCGAAAACTCCGACACCTTCGAACCCGGCGTGATGACGCCGGAGATGGTCGGTGCCACGCGAAAGCTCGTCATGGGCAAACACACCGGTACCCACTCTGTCCGCGAGCGACTGGTCGAGCGCGGCTTCGACCCGTCGGAAGACCAGGTCAGAGCGGTCACCCGCCGCGTCAAAGACTACGGCGCCGAGAAGCGCCGCGTCACGGTCGACGACTTAGAGCGCTTCGCCGAAGAGGCGGGCGTCGAACGCGGGCAACAGGAGGAAGAGGAGGTGCGCGTCTGA
- the ilvB gene encoding biosynthetic-type acetolactate synthase large subunit: MSERAAKITPADSEKEADEQITDSAAPDAATEVDEDADTTSTPEPVTTGAESVVRALENAGVEYAFGVQGGAIMPVYDALYDSEISHVTMAHEQGASHAADAYGIVSGEPGVCLATSGPGATNLVTGIADADMDSDPMLALTGQVPTEFVGNDAFQETDTTGVTTPVTKDNTFASDPDSVGSDVSEAFALAREGRPGPTLVDLPKDITNAETDREPDAPKTPDTYHVQERADPEIVADAAERIENADRPVMLLGGGVIKGEASEACREFAIEHEIPVITTMPGIGSFPEDHELAMEMAGMHGTGYANMAITHCDTMLAIGTRFDDRLTGGIETFAPDAEVIHVDIDPAEISKNIHADYPLIGDAETVVGQLSEAVESAPAAKKWRVQCQQWKSDYSMAYDAPEDRPVQPEFVVEALDEATDDDTIVTTGVGQHQMWACQYWTYTEPRTWVSSHGLGTMGYGLPAAIGARLAADDDQDVVCIDGDGSFLMTLQGLSVAVRENLDITVAVLNNEYIGMVRQWQDAFFEGRHSASNYNWMPEFDKLAEAFGAAGFRIDEYDDVADTIEEALAYDGPSVIDVHIDPQANVYPMVPSGGDNGQFALEDDHL, encoded by the coding sequence ATGAGCGAACGTGCAGCAAAAATAACCCCAGCGGACTCGGAGAAAGAGGCGGACGAACAGATCACCGACAGCGCGGCACCGGACGCGGCTACCGAGGTCGACGAGGACGCCGACACGACGTCGACCCCTGAGCCGGTCACGACCGGTGCGGAATCCGTCGTTCGCGCGCTAGAGAATGCCGGCGTCGAGTACGCTTTCGGCGTGCAAGGCGGGGCGATCATGCCCGTCTACGACGCGCTGTACGATTCGGAGATCTCCCACGTGACGATGGCCCACGAACAGGGCGCATCCCACGCGGCGGACGCCTACGGCATCGTCTCGGGCGAGCCGGGCGTCTGTCTGGCCACGTCGGGCCCGGGCGCGACGAACCTCGTGACCGGCATCGCGGACGCCGACATGGACTCGGATCCGATGCTCGCGCTCACGGGCCAGGTGCCGACGGAGTTCGTCGGCAACGACGCCTTCCAGGAGACCGACACGACGGGCGTCACGACGCCGGTCACGAAGGACAACACCTTCGCGTCGGATCCGGACAGCGTCGGCAGCGACGTCAGCGAGGCGTTCGCGCTCGCTCGCGAAGGACGACCTGGACCGACGCTGGTCGACCTGCCGAAAGACATCACGAACGCCGAGACGGACCGCGAACCTGACGCGCCGAAGACGCCCGACACCTACCACGTCCAGGAGCGGGCCGACCCGGAGATCGTCGCTGACGCGGCCGAGCGTATCGAGAACGCCGATCGTCCGGTCATGCTGCTCGGCGGCGGCGTGATCAAGGGCGAGGCCAGCGAGGCCTGCCGCGAGTTCGCCATCGAACACGAGATTCCGGTCATCACCACGATGCCCGGGATCGGATCCTTCCCCGAGGACCACGAGCTCGCGATGGAGATGGCCGGCATGCACGGCACCGGCTACGCCAACATGGCGATCACGCACTGTGACACCATGCTGGCGATCGGGACCCGATTCGACGACCGCCTGACTGGCGGCATCGAGACCTTCGCGCCCGACGCGGAGGTCATCCACGTCGACATCGATCCCGCGGAGATCAGCAAGAACATCCACGCGGACTATCCGCTGATCGGCGACGCCGAGACCGTCGTCGGCCAACTCAGCGAGGCCGTTGAGTCCGCGCCGGCAGCCAAGAAGTGGCGCGTGCAGTGCCAGCAGTGGAAGTCCGATTACTCGATGGCCTACGACGCGCCCGAGGACAGGCCGGTCCAGCCGGAGTTCGTCGTCGAGGCGTTAGACGAGGCCACCGACGACGACACCATCGTCACCACCGGCGTCGGCCAACACCAGATGTGGGCCTGCCAGTACTGGACCTACACCGAGCCCCGCACGTGGGTCTCGAGTCACGGTCTCGGAACAATGGGGTACGGGCTGCCGGCCGCTATCGGGGCGCGACTCGCCGCCGACGACGACCAGGACGTCGTCTGTATCGACGGCGACGGCTCGTTCCTGATGACGCTGCAGGGGCTCTCCGTGGCCGTCCGCGAGAATCTGGACATCACGGTCGCCGTGCTCAACAACGAGTATATCGGCATGGTTCGACAGTGGCAGGACGCCTTCTTTGAGGGACGACACTCCGCGTCGAACTACAACTGGATGCCGGAGTTCGACAAGCTCGCCGAAGCGTTCGGCGCGGCCGGCTTCCGCATCGACGAGTACGACGATGTCGCGGACACCATCGAGGAGGCGCTCGCCTACGACGGCCCCTCGGTCATCGACGTCCACATCGACCCGCAGGCGAACGTCTACCCGATGGTGCCGTCCGGCGGCGACAACGGCCAGTTCGCACTGGAGGATGATCACCTATGA
- the ilvN gene encoding acetolactate synthase small subunit: MKRGLDGPAPEERPTPDGRRNKQGIRIDPVVEAKHEPRRTVISALVTHEPGVLSDVSGLFSRRQFNIESLTVGPTEDDERARITVVVEEPDPGIDQIKKQLRKLVPVISVRELEPDAMRRELALIKVTADDPAQVNAVADMYDATTVDSSPETATFEITGSRQKIEAAIETFGQFGVREISRTGTTALARGTEETAATVSATESAADGANQDGTYTQTADDD; encoded by the coding sequence GTGAAACGAGGGCTAGACGGCCCCGCCCCGGAAGAGCGACCGACTCCCGACGGTCGGCGCAACAAGCAGGGGATCCGGATCGACCCGGTGGTCGAGGCGAAACACGAGCCGCGCCGAACGGTTATCTCGGCGCTGGTCACCCACGAGCCCGGCGTGCTCTCGGACGTCTCGGGACTGTTCTCGAGGCGGCAGTTCAATATCGAGAGCCTGACCGTCGGACCGACGGAAGACGACGAGCGCGCGCGTATCACGGTCGTCGTCGAAGAGCCCGACCCCGGCATCGACCAGATCAAGAAACAGCTCCGGAAGCTCGTGCCGGTGATCTCGGTGCGAGAGCTCGAGCCCGACGCGATGCGTCGGGAGTTGGCGCTGATCAAAGTCACCGCCGACGACCCCGCACAGGTCAACGCCGTCGCGGACATGTACGATGCGACGACCGTCGACTCGAGTCCCGAGACGGCGACCTTCGAGATCACGGGGTCACGCCAGAAGATCGAAGCCGCCATCGAGACGTTCGGCCAGTTCGGCGTTCGAGAGATCTCCCGAACCGGCACGACGGCGCTCGCCCGTGGCACTGAAGAGACTGCCGCGACCGTGAGCGCGACCGAATCGGCCGCCGACGGGGCGAATCAAGACGGAACCTACACACAGACAGCTGACGATGACTGA
- the ilvC gene encoding ketol-acid reductoisomerase has protein sequence MTDEFTTEIYYDDDADVSTLDDETVAVLGYGSQGHAHALNLHESGVDVIVGLREGSASRDAAEADGLTVATPAEAVKQAGYISVLVPDTVQASVYENAIEPNLEAGDTLQFAHGLNIHYGQIEPPEDVDVSMVAPKSPGHLVRRNYENDEGTPGLLAVYQDTTGDAEKRALAYAKAIGCTRAGVIETNFQEEVESDLFGEQAVLCGGVTSLVKHGYETLVDAGYSPEIAYFECLNELKLIVDLMYEGGHAEMWDSVSDTAEYGGLSRGDRIVDEHVRENMEETLEEIQNGEFTREWILENQAGRPSYTQLRQAEKNHEIEEVGARLRDLFAWAEEDSPEEEDDSVRVQADD, from the coding sequence ATGACTGACGAATTCACCACCGAGATTTATTACGACGACGACGCAGACGTATCGACGCTCGACGACGAGACCGTGGCCGTGCTGGGCTACGGCAGCCAGGGTCACGCCCACGCGCTGAACCTCCACGAGAGCGGGGTCGACGTGATCGTTGGCCTCCGCGAGGGATCGGCCTCGCGCGACGCCGCCGAAGCGGACGGGCTGACGGTCGCGACGCCCGCCGAGGCAGTCAAACAGGCCGGCTACATCTCCGTGCTCGTCCCCGACACCGTCCAGGCGTCGGTCTACGAGAACGCGATCGAGCCGAACCTCGAGGCGGGCGACACGCTGCAGTTCGCCCACGGCTTGAACATCCACTACGGCCAGATCGAGCCCCCGGAGGACGTCGATGTCTCGATGGTCGCCCCGAAGAGTCCGGGCCACCTCGTGCGCCGGAACTACGAGAACGACGAGGGAACGCCGGGGCTGCTGGCGGTCTATCAGGACACGACCGGCGACGCAGAAAAGCGCGCCCTCGCGTACGCGAAGGCGATCGGCTGTACCCGCGCCGGCGTCATTGAGACGAACTTCCAGGAGGAAGTCGAGTCCGACCTCTTCGGCGAGCAGGCCGTCCTCTGTGGCGGCGTTACCTCGCTGGTCAAACACGGCTACGAGACGCTCGTCGACGCGGGCTACTCGCCCGAAATCGCCTACTTCGAGTGTCTGAACGAGCTCAAACTGATCGTCGACCTGATGTACGAGGGTGGCCACGCCGAGATGTGGGATTCCGTGAGCGACACGGCGGAGTACGGCGGTCTCTCCCGCGGCGACCGCATCGTCGACGAGCACGTTCGCGAGAACATGGAGGAGACGCTCGAGGAGATTCAAAACGGCGAGTTCACGCGCGAGTGGATCCTCGAGAACCAGGCGGGCCGACCGAGCTACACTCAGCTTCGCCAGGCCGAAAAGAACCACGAAATCGAGGAGGTCGGTGCCCGACTGCGCGACCTGTTCGCGTGGGCAGAGGAGGACAGCCCGGAAGAAGAAGACGACTCCGTCCGCGTGCAGGCGGACGACTGA
- the leuC gene encoding 3-isopropylmalate dehydratase large subunit: protein MSEGTLYDKVWDRHTVTRLPTGQDQLFVGLHLIHEVTSPQAFGMLRERDLEVAYPKLTHATVDHIVPTADQSRPYKEDAAEEMMSELEANVRDAGIDFSDPTTGDQGIVHVIGPEQGLTQPGKTIVCGDSHTSTHGAFGALAFGIGTSQIRDVLATGTVAMEKQKVRKIEVDGELGEGVEAKDIVLEIIRRLGTEGGVGYVYEYAGEAIESLGMEGRMSICNMSIEGGARAGYVNPDETTYEWMKETDYFQENPEKFDELKPYWESIRSDETAEYDDVVTIDANELEPVVTWGTTPGQGIGITDPIPEPESLPADKQDTARRAQEHMRVEPGETMEGYEIDVAFLGSCTNARLPDLRRAAALVEGQQVHDDVRALVVPGSQRVQETAEQEGLKDTFEEAGFEWRNAGCSMCLGMNEDQLEGDEACASSSNRNFVGRQGSKDGRTVLMSPGMVAAAAINGEVSDVRELKEVTSV from the coding sequence ATGAGCGAGGGCACGCTGTACGACAAGGTCTGGGATCGACACACGGTAACCCGCCTGCCGACCGGACAGGACCAGCTGTTCGTCGGCCTTCACCTCATCCACGAGGTCACGAGCCCACAGGCGTTCGGGATGCTCCGCGAGCGCGACCTCGAGGTCGCCTATCCGAAGCTGACCCATGCGACGGTCGACCACATCGTCCCGACGGCCGATCAGTCTCGCCCGTACAAGGAGGACGCGGCCGAGGAGATGATGTCCGAACTCGAGGCAAACGTCCGCGACGCAGGCATCGACTTTTCGGACCCGACGACGGGCGATCAGGGGATCGTCCACGTCATCGGTCCGGAGCAGGGACTCACCCAGCCCGGCAAGACGATCGTCTGTGGCGACAGCCACACCTCCACCCACGGTGCGTTCGGGGCGCTCGCGTTCGGAATCGGCACCAGCCAGATCCGGGACGTGCTCGCGACGGGCACCGTCGCGATGGAGAAACAGAAGGTCCGCAAAATCGAAGTCGACGGCGAACTCGGCGAGGGCGTCGAAGCGAAAGACATCGTCCTCGAGATTATCCGCCGACTCGGAACCGAAGGCGGCGTCGGCTACGTCTACGAGTACGCCGGCGAGGCCATCGAGAGCCTCGGCATGGAGGGTCGGATGTCGATCTGTAACATGTCCATCGAGGGCGGCGCTCGCGCGGGCTACGTCAACCCCGACGAGACCACCTACGAGTGGATGAAAGAGACGGACTACTTCCAGGAGAACCCGGAGAAGTTCGACGAACTCAAACCCTACTGGGAGTCGATCCGCAGCGACGAGACGGCAGAGTACGACGACGTCGTGACGATCGACGCGAACGAACTCGAGCCGGTCGTCACCTGGGGCACCACGCCCGGCCAGGGGATCGGCATCACGGATCCGATTCCGGAACCCGAATCGCTGCCCGCGGACAAACAGGACACCGCGCGACGCGCTCAGGAACACATGCGCGTCGAGCCCGGGGAGACGATGGAGGGCTACGAGATCGACGTCGCCTTCCTCGGCTCCTGTACGAACGCCCGACTGCCCGACCTGCGCCGTGCGGCGGCGCTCGTCGAGGGCCAGCAGGTCCACGACGACGTCCGCGCGCTCGTCGTTCCCGGCAGCCAGCGTGTCCAGGAGACCGCCGAGCAGGAAGGCCTCAAAGACACCTTCGAGGAGGCCGGATTCGAGTGGCGAAACGCCGGCTGTTCGATGTGTCTGGGGATGAACGAGGACCAACTCGAGGGCGACGAGGCCTGTGCCTCCTCCTCGAACCGGAACTTCGTCGGCCGTCAGGGCAGCAAGGACGGACGGACCGTCCTGATGAGCCCGGGAATGGTCGCCGCGGCGGCGATCAACGGGGAAGTCTCTGACGTGCGCGAATTGAAGGAGGTGACTTCAGTATGA
- the leuD gene encoding 3-isopropylmalate dehydratase small subunit: MTAGDEVEIPEVNYVSGSGVPIRGNDIDTDQIIPARFMKVVTFDGLGEFAFFDLRFDDDDNQKEHPFNEERFQDSSVMVVNSNFGCGSSREHAPQALMRWGIDAVIGESFAEIFAGNCLALGIPTVTADSETIQALQDWVDANPDGEIDIDVEAEQVTYGDETIDVTVDDAQRKALVEGVWDTTALMKSNAGEVRKKAEELPYVEDAAIPDAE; this comes from the coding sequence ATGACCGCCGGCGACGAAGTAGAAATTCCCGAAGTAAACTACGTCTCCGGCTCCGGCGTCCCGATTCGGGGCAACGACATCGACACCGACCAGATCATCCCCGCACGGTTCATGAAGGTCGTCACCTTCGACGGACTGGGCGAGTTCGCGTTCTTCGATCTGCGGTTCGACGACGACGACAACCAGAAAGAACACCCGTTCAACGAGGAGCGCTTCCAGGACTCCTCGGTGATGGTCGTCAACAGCAACTTCGGCTGTGGCTCCTCGAGAGAGCACGCCCCCCAGGCCCTGATGCGCTGGGGGATCGACGCGGTCATCGGCGAGAGCTTCGCCGAAATCTTCGCGGGTAACTGTCTCGCGCTCGGCATCCCGACCGTGACAGCGGACAGCGAGACGATCCAGGCCCTGCAGGACTGGGTCGACGCGAACCCCGACGGCGAGATCGATATCGACGTCGAGGCCGAACAGGTTACGTACGGCGACGAGACGATCGACGTCACCGTCGACGACGCCCAGCGCAAGGCCTTAGTCGAGGGCGTCTGGGACACGACGGCGCTGATGAAGTCCAACGCCGGCGAGGTTCGAAAGAAGGCCGAGGAACTGCCGTACGTCGAGGACGCGGCGATTCCCGACGCCGAGTAA
- a CDS encoding DMT family transporter, with the protein MSPNRDVALFLSLAVLWGLSFPAITVGLESLPPLLFAAARYDIAAILLLVAAVVRVDQWRPTARNDLAAIVGGGIFLVAGNGLLFIGQQTVPSGVAAILQGLVPIVTALWAIPLLGERLSAIGAVGAAIGFLGVGLIVQPDPANLLAGDTAARLLVVGQVCSVALGGVLIQRAGPTLPQLPLVGWSMLVGAVVLHLVSLGTGEFSRVGAIEPASFGAVVYLGVFATAIAFMIYFTILEKHGAFEAALIGYLVPIVATIAGVVLLNESIGALTVAGFGLVAIGFALLKRRAIADAVGVSTGVGSP; encoded by the coding sequence ATGTCCCCGAACCGTGACGTCGCGTTGTTTCTCTCGCTGGCGGTGCTCTGGGGCCTCTCCTTTCCGGCGATTACGGTCGGACTCGAGTCGCTCCCGCCGCTACTCTTTGCGGCCGCCCGGTACGACATCGCGGCGATCTTGTTGCTAGTGGCGGCTGTCGTTCGCGTCGATCAGTGGCGACCGACCGCGCGGAACGATCTGGCGGCCATTGTCGGCGGCGGGATCTTTCTCGTCGCCGGCAACGGGTTGCTCTTTATCGGCCAGCAGACGGTTCCCAGCGGGGTCGCCGCGATCTTACAGGGGCTGGTGCCGATCGTCACCGCGCTGTGGGCGATCCCGCTGCTGGGCGAGCGACTGTCGGCGATCGGTGCCGTCGGCGCTGCGATCGGGTTTCTGGGCGTCGGACTGATCGTCCAGCCCGATCCCGCCAATCTGCTGGCCGGCGATACCGCCGCACGCTTGCTCGTCGTTGGGCAGGTCTGTAGCGTCGCGCTCGGCGGCGTCCTGATCCAGCGAGCCGGTCCGACCCTGCCGCAGCTGCCGCTTGTCGGCTGGTCGATGCTCGTCGGGGCCGTCGTCTTACACCTCGTGAGCCTCGGCACTGGCGAGTTCTCACGCGTCGGCGCGATCGAGCCCGCCTCGTTCGGTGCCGTGGTCTACCTCGGCGTGTTCGCGACCGCGATCGCCTTTATGATCTACTTCACCATCCTCGAGAAACACGGCGCGTTCGAGGCGGCGCTGATCGGCTATCTGGTGCCGATCGTCGCGACGATTGCCGGCGTCGTCCTGCTCAATGAGTCGATCGGCGCGCTGACGGTCGCCGGCTTCGGACTGGTCGCGATCGGGTTCGCCCTGCTCAAGCGTCGGGCGATCGCGGACGCGGTCGGGGTCTCGACGGGCGTCGGCAGCCCCTGA
- a CDS encoding isocitrate/isopropylmalate dehydrogenase family protein: MTHEIAVIPGDGIGQEVTPAAVDVLEALEIDFEFVEADAGDAVLEETGEALPQETYDLAASADATLFGAAGETAADVILPLRDAVDSFVNIRPAKAYPGIDAVRPETDLVFLRENTEGVYSGLEDRLTQDVSTLTRVVTETASRDLAEFACDYVSEADEHDGFSIVHKANVMRETDGLFRDTVKSVADEEGVETDEVLMDAFATRVCLDPEQFDVIVCPNLAGDVLSDLAAGLVGGLGLLPSANVGPDRALFEPVHGTAPDIAGEGVANPAATIISAAMLLEYLGYDEESEAVHEAVEATLEEGPRTADLGGDASTEDVTNAVIDRL; the protein is encoded by the coding sequence ATGACTCACGAAATCGCCGTTATCCCGGGCGACGGAATCGGACAGGAAGTCACCCCCGCCGCGGTCGACGTCCTCGAGGCGCTCGAGATCGACTTCGAGTTCGTCGAAGCGGACGCGGGCGACGCCGTCCTCGAGGAGACGGGCGAGGCGCTGCCACAGGAAACGTACGACCTCGCGGCGTCGGCCGACGCGACGCTGTTCGGTGCGGCCGGCGAGACCGCCGCGGACGTTATCCTCCCGCTCCGAGACGCCGTCGACTCCTTCGTTAACATTCGCCCCGCGAAGGCGTATCCGGGGATCGACGCCGTCCGTCCCGAGACGGATCTCGTCTTCCTCCGGGAGAACACGGAGGGCGTCTACTCGGGGCTCGAGGATCGACTCACGCAGGACGTGTCGACGCTCACTCGCGTCGTCACGGAGACCGCCTCGAGGGATCTCGCGGAGTTCGCCTGTGACTACGTCTCGGAGGCCGACGAGCACGACGGCTTCTCCATCGTCCACAAGGCCAACGTGATGCGCGAGACGGACGGATTGTTCCGCGACACTGTGAAATCGGTCGCCGACGAGGAAGGCGTCGAGACGGATGAGGTGCTGATGGACGCCTTCGCGACGCGGGTCTGTCTCGACCCCGAGCAGTTCGACGTGATCGTCTGCCCGAACCTCGCGGGCGACGTGCTTTCGGACCTCGCCGCGGGTCTCGTTGGCGGACTCGGCTTGCTCCCCTCGGCGAACGTCGGCCCCGACCGCGCGCTGTTCGAACCGGTCCACGGCACCGCACCCGATATCGCCGGCGAGGGCGTCGCGAACCCGGCCGCGACGATCATCTCCGCCGCGATGTTGCTCGAGTACCTCGGCTACGACGAGGAGAGCGAGGCGGTCCACGAGGCCGTCGAAGCGACGCTCGAGGAGGGGCCACGAACCGCGGATCTGGGCGGCGACGCTTCGACCGAAGACGTGACGAACGCCGTCATCGATCGGCTGTAA
- a CDS encoding protein-tyrosine phosphatase family protein has protein sequence MTSANFGRIVDGGPLFGACRPGHLGGDLGEWTEILETNGVSAVLCLLSEREASRWGMPASYDATFDTAHVPIRDRHLPDVDRLRNAVEFVEGTTADGGRVVLHCNAGLGRTGVVAAGWVARSWDCSPEAAIEAVEARPWPRAPREAIRDGNATKEELYELLERI, from the coding sequence ATGACCTCCGCGAACTTCGGCCGGATCGTCGACGGTGGGCCGCTCTTCGGAGCCTGTCGGCCCGGGCACCTCGGCGGCGACCTCGGGGAGTGGACCGAGATACTCGAGACCAACGGCGTTTCCGCGGTCCTCTGTCTCCTCTCGGAACGCGAGGCCTCTCGGTGGGGGATGCCCGCGAGCTACGACGCGACGTTCGATACCGCCCACGTGCCCATTCGGGACCGTCATCTTCCCGACGTCGACCGACTCAGAAACGCCGTCGAATTCGTCGAGGGAACGACGGCCGACGGCGGTCGCGTCGTGCTCCACTGCAACGCTGGCCTCGGTCGTACGGGTGTGGTCGCCGCCGGCTGGGTGGCTCGCAGCTGGGACTGCTCCCCGGAGGCCGCAATCGAAGCCGTCGAGGCGCGACCGTGGCCTCGCGCGCCGCGGGAGGCGATCAGGGACGGGAACGCGACCAAGGAGGAGTTGTACGAATTGCTCGAGCGAATATAA
- a CDS encoding alpha/beta hydrolase → MTRDDTLAGVQSRTVDTDRLETHFLESGAESDTTDGTVVFVHGNVSSSRFFEDTMADLPDRYRAIAPDLRGYGDSETKPVDATNGLGDFEADLHALFDELDVEDPLTLVGWSNGGGAAMRYTIDNPEAVDSLVLINPLSPHGFGGTKDEDGTPCFDDYAGSGGGLGNDEFVAGLAERERSEGGESSPRKVLRTFYVDPTHEFDEDREESYLTGMLDTATGDENYPGNAIPSEKWPGVAPGDTGVNNAISPKYCSLAEITDIDPGEKPPVLWIRGDSDQIVSNESFFDVGTLGQMGEVPGWPGEDVFPPQPMVDQTRAVLEEYANAGGEYEEIVFRNTGHTPHLEVPGEFMAELEGALE, encoded by the coding sequence ATGACTCGAGACGACACCCTCGCCGGCGTCCAGTCCCGAACCGTCGACACCGACCGCCTCGAGACGCACTTCCTCGAGTCGGGTGCCGAGTCCGATACGACCGACGGGACGGTCGTCTTCGTCCACGGAAACGTCTCTTCCTCCCGGTTTTTCGAGGACACGATGGCCGACCTGCCGGATCGATACCGCGCGATCGCTCCCGACCTGCGCGGCTACGGCGATTCGGAGACGAAGCCGGTCGACGCGACGAACGGACTCGGGGATTTCGAAGCGGACCTTCACGCGCTGTTCGACGAACTCGACGTCGAGGACCCCCTCACGCTCGTCGGCTGGTCAAACGGCGGCGGGGCCGCGATGCGGTACACGATCGACAACCCCGAGGCGGTCGACTCGCTCGTGCTGATCAACCCGCTCTCGCCGCACGGCTTCGGCGGCACGAAAGACGAGGACGGAACGCCGTGTTTCGACGACTACGCCGGCTCCGGCGGCGGCCTCGGCAACGACGAGTTCGTTGCAGGTCTCGCCGAGCGTGAACGGAGCGAGGGTGGTGAATCCTCGCCGCGGAAGGTGCTGCGGACGTTCTACGTCGACCCGACCCACGAGTTCGACGAGGACCGCGAGGAGTCGTACCTGACGGGGATGCTCGACACCGCGACCGGGGACGAGAACTACCCCGGGAATGCAATCCCGAGCGAGAAATGGCCCGGTGTTGCGCCGGGCGATACCGGCGTGAACAACGCCATCTCGCCGAAGTACTGCTCGCTCGCGGAGATCACCGACATCGATCCCGGCGAGAAACCGCCCGTCCTGTGGATCCGCGGCGATTCCGACCAGATCGTCTCCAACGAATCCTTTTTCGATGTCGGCACGCTCGGGCAGATGGGCGAGGTGCCGGGCTGGCCCGGCGAAGACGTCTTCCCGCCCCAGCCGATGGTCGACCAGACCCGCGCGGTTCTCGAGGAGTACGCGAACGCTGGCGGTGAGTACGAGGAGATCGTTTTCAGAAACACTGGACATACGCCCCACCTCGAGGTGCCCGGGGAGTTCATGGCCGAACTCGAGGGTGCCCTCGAGTGA